From the genome of Spirochaetota bacterium:
TACACCCCTGCTGCACCCCCTGATAAGAAAAAATATTAATCCTATTGAACATAGAATAATAGCTATTACTATTATATTCTTCGATTTTATTTTATACATAAATATTCTTCACCTAAACCAACAACATTTGAAAGATTTGCAAGCATGATGAGGTAATCATATCTTGCCTTTATAAAGCTCAACTCAGCCTTCAAAACTGCCATCTCAGCATCCTGAATATCAAGTTGAAAACCTATACCATTTTTGTAACTCTTCTGGGCTAACATCAAGTGTTTTCTTGCGTTATCCTCAATTAGCTTAGAAATCTCCATCTGCTTGACCAACTCATTCATGGAATGAAAATAATTTCTGATCATTGCTCGCATTTTTATTAATATATTTCGTTCAATGTATATTGATTTATTATATTCTGCTATAGAGGAGTCAACATTCGCCTGTATGGCTCCACCTGAATATAGAGGTACTGAAGCGGTTATCCCAATCTGTAGTCTGCCTTCCCAATTATCGCTCTTCAAATTTTCTTCTATTTCTTTCCAATCATCTACAGTGTCATTGTTAACTATATTTCTATTAAAAAAACCAATGGATGAAATCAGATTGACTATTGGGTAGCGGGCAGATTTTGCGGCTGATATATTTAACTTATTGATCTCCTTTATATATCTAGCAATCTGAATTTCAGGATAATAATCCACAGCTAATTTGTTTAATTCCTGAAGAGAGAATCTTAATTGGGGCAATTCATCTACACTACTAGGGGAGAATTCAATATTATCATTTATAATTCCCATAGAGACTAAAAGATCTATTTTCATCATATTCTCGCTGTTTTTAGCCTTCTCATATTCAAGCTTCGCATCAGCGAGGTCTACCTCTGACTTGCTTACATCAAGAATCGGCCTTTGGCCTCTCTTAAAAAGGGCTTTTGCCATCTGAAGCTTTTTCTTGAATTTATCTACCAATTTCCCCATCAATTCACTATTCTCTTTAGCAAAAAGATACCCGTAGTAACTCCTTTTAACATTACATATTATGGTCTTCTTTACTTTGACACTATTCATCTTTAACAGATCTATCGATAACCTCGTTGAATTCTCTATTCCAACTCTTTGTGGGTCTATAAGATTATATGTTAAAGTGGGTCCGGCAAAGAGGCCGATATCTGAATCTATACCAGTAATATCTAGAACTGTATCGCTTCCAGAAGCATCCTCCTCTTTCTCAAAAAATTCAATCGTTTTAATCTCTCCGTTAACCAACAATTTATTCTTAGATTGAGCTATTTTATAATTAGCTTTTGCCTTTCTCTCATCCTCCTCAGCCGCCTTTAGTTCCGGATGGTTCTGTAATGCAATTTCAATACACTCGTTCAGTGTGACCTCTTTAATATATGGATAGAGGGATAGAGTAAAAATTATATATACACTTAGTCCAAATAAAAAAATTTTCATAAACATACGATTTTCCTAATATCAACTTCATTAACAATAATATGGTTGAAAAAGTATTATTAGATTATAAATTACTTACTCCTTATTGATTCATGAAATTGAATTAAGAGCATAGATATTCATCATTTATAATAATAGAATATCATATAGCATAAAGAAGTAATCAATTATATAATAAAGGATTTGAATATCACTATAAACTGAAATTCTGAATTAATGTTCAAATCCTCATTACGATGAGAAGAACATCATTCTTATATTCGCGTTGATTCTTAAAATAAAAGTGATTAATTATTTCTATATGTTTATCCTTAATTGACCTCATTTAGTCATTTTTTACATAATGGTGTCAATCATATATTGATATAAGTCTTCAATTTGTATTGAATAACATCCCTTACTTGATATCTGTTTAGTTCAAAAGGAGAAAAATTTATGACATTAATGATAGCAACACTCAACACAAGATATATAGTTATATGAATATTATACAAGGCGGTTATAAACAAATACTGTGATTCCAAATATAATGTCGAGAGGAAGAAAATTTTGGATGGTGGGATCGAAAAGGATGTTGACATTAGCTGAGAACTCGTCATCCTCAGCCCAAAGGATATAGGTAATCGGAATTTTTGGGGCAATCCTTAATCCTATTGATGCATCTCCTAAATCAAGGCGCTCTCCCCCAAGATTCTCACCTGCCTGAATCAAACCAGCCGGATCTTTCCCATACTTTTCTATTATCTTTCTCACCGGAAGGGTATGAGGTCCGCGGAAAAACATCTCCCCGCCTTTCAGGTCTTTTCCGGAAACCATCTCACCCGTAAGCTGAATATCCGTTGTTCCAAGCAGGTAGTGGAGCAAAAAAAGGGAAAGCTCTATCTCCTGGCGAGTTACTTCTATCATCTTATCTGATAATCTATAAACCTTCTCTTCCCAGGGATATACTCCGTAATTCTCATTCAGCACAGGGATTGTGTAAAACCGCCCCTTTAAGCAATAAGATATTTCACAATTATGACAAATAATTTGGTGCTGTGAATTCTTCAGCTCATTCCATAGATTATCATCTATAATAAAGTGATCAGGCAAATGTTCATGTCCCATACTAGTATGTCCTTCAAGTATATTAAAACCCATATCCTATTATCAATTCTGGTCAAAGCCAATGAGTATATCTCAATAGACTCCCTTGACGAAAAGCTTGAATTCTCATGTGATCTTCTTTATCCCCCTTCCCTAAGGGAATTAGGTTTAAATCAATTCACCTGCCATGCGATTGTAAACCCCTAATGTCTTTTCTATTGTATTATTTATTGAAAAATCCAATGCCCTTATATAGGCGTTCTCAGCCATTTTTTTTTGTATGTCTCTATTACCTGCCAAATGAATGATAACATGTGCAAGTTCTTCAGGATCTTCTTTGCCAACCAGCATTCCACTCGAACCACTCTCAATTAACTCAGGTATACCACCAGTCGAAGTGGCTATTACAGGCTTTTGCAACGCCATGGCGTCAATTATTGAGGTACCGAGACCCTCCCACTTAGAAGATAAAACAAATATATCAGAAAACTTAATAAAATTGATCACATCATCTCTATATCCAGTAAAGATTATATAATCTCGAAGTCCCAACTTATCTCTTAACCCTGATAGTCTATATTTTAACTTGCCCTCCCCGAGGATGAATAACAAAAAATTATTATTATATTTCACCACAGTACTCATTGCCCTTATTAGAGTCTCGTGATCCTTCTGAGGTGTAAGGGCTGCGACATTAATAATACGAATTCTATCACTTAGATTACAAATTTCATTATACTCATCAAACAGATAATCAGTCTCAATGTTTTTATAGGTATTAAAATCGACACCCGAATGAACGGCAATCACCTTCTCACTAGGTATTCCATCTTCAATTAAAATATCTCTTACTGCATTGGAGACAGCAATATAGGTTTCAGGATAGTTATACTTATATCTGCTTAAAAAGTTACTCCCTACTCTATAGTCCACCCTTCGTGAGACAATGTTTACAGGAATTCTATAGAATAGATTGCTAATGAGACCAAGGGAATGTGCATGAGCTGTATGCATATGGAGAATCTTAACATTAAGTTCCCTTGCTATTTTCGCGATCTGTAAAGCTGCATAGACATCAAATTCTGACCTCATTCGTACAGAAAAAGACGGAATACTATCGCTAACAAGCTTCTGATATAAAATAGAATCCCTTTGACATATGCAATGACTTCTGTATCCTCTTTTGTGTAGGTGCGATGCAAGATAATATGTCTGTTTCTCTCCACCCCTCCAATCCTTTGCAGTGTTGATGTGTAGAATAGAAATCTCCTTCAATTTACCCATTCGCTTTTCTTTTCTCACAAATCACTCGCTCATGTTCAAGCAAAAATAGCTTAACCCATCTTCCTGAAGAATAATTGCCTATAGTTCCATCTGCCTTTATAACCCTGTGACATGGGATAAATATTGGGAAATGATTCTTTGCCATTGTGTTCCCGACAAACCTTGCGGCATTCCTACCCCCCGCCATCATGGATAGCCTTCCATAACTTATTGTTTCACCAAAAGATACTTTCATAAGTTCCTGGTAAATAAATTTTTCCCTGTCAGTAAAAGAATTCAAATCAAGATTAGGTAGAGAGCCATTCTCCCCAAGGAGAAACCTATCTATAAATTCGATTGCGATCCCTATCTCTCTCGTAATATGATTATTAAATATCTCATCTGTATGATCTCCCTTCAGAATTTCATTTCCCCAAAGCACAAGCCTTAGATAGTCATTATCACCAAAAAGATAAAGTCTGCCAGTTGGAAATGGATATATATAACAAGAAATATCTTTAAGGGATTTTGTACTTTCTATTAAATATCTCTTATTCATTACATAACATCATTAAGCGTTAATTTGGGGGAGAGTTGACTTGACTACTGTCATTTAGGAGTGATAATAATATATCGCCTATAGAAGAATGATTCAAATAATCAATTCAATAACTTGGTTGCCGTAATCTTATCCTTCTTTAATTGTTCAACCAACTCATTGATTGAATCGAATCTCATTTCGTCTCGAATTCTCTCATGAAATCTCAACTCAATATCTAGCCCATAGAGATCTTCGTTAAATTCAAAAATATTTACCTCAATCGTCCTTTCAATATTGGCAAAGGTCGGATTTGTGCCTATATTAAGCATCCCCTGCATCTCCAATCTTCCATCAACTACAACAGTGACAGCATAAACTCCATCTTTGGGGATAACCTTATCAGGATCTTCAGGTAATATATTTGCAGTAGGGAATCCGAGTTGCCTTCCCCTTTCCTTTCCTCTCACAACATTTCCCAATAGGGTGTATTGTCTTCCAAGGAGAAGGTTTGATAGCGAGATATTGCCGGCCTCAATCTCACTCCTTATCCATGTTGATGAAATAGGTTTATGACAGTATTTTTCCGGCTCCACTCGTGAAATTTTAATTCCCCTTGAAATGCAGAATCCTTTTAAAAAATCTATATCCCCTTCACGGTTTTTTCCAAAGGCATGATCATAACCAGCAACGATTTCAATTATGTTAATTTTCTTTATTATCTCTGTGATAAAATCCTCAGCACTCATATTACCCAATTTTGAGGTAAAAGAGAGGAGGATAATATTCTCAATCCCTGTATCAGCAATGGCGTTCACCTTTTCAGCCTCACTAGTGAGTATCCTTGGTGGAGTATGTGGAGTTAATACCTTCCTAGGATGAACATCAAAGGTAATTACAATTGCTTCCCCGGCCTCCCTTTTAGCAATATCTGACAACACTGAAAATATTTTTCTATGTCCAGTGTGAACACCGTCAAAGCTTCCAATTGTAATAACGGAGCTTTTAAAAATGTCATCTGCTTCTGGGATTTTTCTGAAAATTCTCATTTGACGTAATCTAATTACAACTGATAATCCGTCAATAATAATATTTCATCATTTTTATATCAGATTGATTATCCTGATAATGAATATTATTTAGCATTCTCCCGGTTACATTTTACCGGAGTCAAATAAAATTTTTAGGGGTGTATACCTCAATTCGTTGAGTTCAAATACATTAGAACTCCTTTTAGCATTTTCATTTATATAGGATAATTCAAAAATATTCCCGATTTTTGCACCATCCTTTAGTCCAATGATATCATGTTTTAAGAGTTGCATCAGGAAGGTTCTCATTATTCCAAAGGACATCTTTTGAATATCTATTTCTGACTGATGCTCATGATCATATAATCCGAGATTAACATCCGCTACTCTATAGTCCTTAAAGCAAGCATCTATAATCATTCCAGTCTCAATACCATACATCTGCCAGAAGTCTACAGAATTAAAAAAATCAAGCGTTCCAGCAACCTCTCCAGATAGAGGATATGCAAATTTAGTAAGCATTTTCAACTTCGGATGTTCTATAAGGGAAAATAGTGGTTGAGCCACATACTTTTTCACTCTACCCATGGCTCTCCAGAAACTTGCTTTGGCAAAATCAAATCCTTCGATTATTGCACCGGCAAGTCCTAAAACAAAATGAGTCCCAAAATATCTGGATTCAACATCAGCGTCAAGAAATACAATAATTATTTCATTTTCAGCAGTAGAACCCCTATAGATTCTGTTTACATAATATAATAACCTCCTCATGTCTGCACCCTTGCCTCTCTCATCGCCCATATCTGGCACTGACATTGAATTACAGATCAATACCTCCACATCTGGATGCGCTCTTTTGGCATTTATCTCTGTTTGTTCAATTTTATCACTTGTCACTCTTCGATGGGAAAGAAAGATCTTATCTATAAAATTATTAGCCTCAGAATATAATAGACTAATCTTATCGTATACTAATTGTGCCTCCCTCTCACCAAAGGTGGAGAATACAGCAAAAATCCTTCTATTGCCCTTAAGATTTAATAGCCTATCAATATTAAATTCAGATGAATTTAAAAAAGAAATATCTTTCATAATTCTCCCCCAAATTTTAATAAACTAATTCTGTTATTCACATAATAACAATATTTAATTAAACATTTCAAGTAATTTAGTATAATGAATGACAGAGTTTCTTCCATATCTATTCTCTAAAAAATGATATGGAGATGCAAATATTCGGTTTTATCTCTTTTGATGGATATCCCTATTATTTTTAATAATATATAAAAGGTTACAATTTTTCTAAACCAAAAAAATTATTCTTTACACCAGAGATGCTCTAAATAAACTTATATTCATAAAATATCTAGAATAGATGGCAAGCTTCGGGGCGTGGCGCAGTCCGGTTAGCGCACATGACTGGGGGTCATGGGGTCGGAGGTTCAAATCCTCTCGCCCCGACATACTAATTATGGAATTACACAACTTCATCAATAAAAATCAAATAGTACTAGTAGAGAACAAAGAGAAGCAACCTGTAATAAGAGAGTTACTCATCTATCTCGAAACCCTTGGAATGATTGATAACAGCAACAGATTTTACACTCAGGTTATTCACCGTGAATCATTAGAAAATACCGGTATAGGAATGGGATTAGCAATTCCCCATGCAAGAACAGATTCTCTATCAAATCTTGTTTCCATCTTTGGATTTTCTAAAGATGGAATAGATTACCAATCCTATGACAATATTCCCGTAAAATACCTATTATTGAGTATCTTCCCAACTGAGATGAGCACAAAATACCTCTATTTGGTGGGGATGATGGCTAGAATTTTCTCAAACGAGGATAAGAGATTGGCAATGAATAAGGCGGAAACTCCAGAAGAGTTTTATTCAATCCTGTCCAGGGAATTTACCCTTTACTTTGAGGGAGTTATCAACAAAGATGTTAGCTCAAATAACATAAGCGAAGAATATATTGGCATCCCCTCTTCAGATTTGGATCTTTTAATACGACTTGATAGACTCAATATTATCTATGATGAGGGAAATACTTCGGAATCAATAGTTACAAAGATTGAACAAATCAGGAAATTGATTGATAATAGATCATTAACCTATTATGAAAAGATGAGAAAGAAATGCCAGAATCCCTTTGCCATAGTTGAGAAAAATAGCTGTACAGGATGTCATCTCGAAATACCCTCGATCTATATTAATCAGATTAAGGATCAAAAGGGGATATCAGTCTGTACCCATTGCGGGAGATTTCTTATAATTTTGTAAATCCTTCTATGTTGTAACTCTTACATTTGAAATACGGCGTTATCTATTTATCATGTATCTGATGCAGGTGGATCAATCCTCTTTAGGATGGAGATTATGATACCTCAGCCTTTACTTTTGCATAATTTTCGCTTAGATGTGGATCATCATTATCCTTCTCAATAGCCTTAAAATAAACGGATTTTCCTCTAAGTCCAACACATATTTTTGAACAATTTGTATATCTCCCCTCAATTAATTCATAAGCCAAAGGATCTTCAATTTCACTCTGTATTGTCCTTTTTAAATATCTAGCGCCATACTTCTCATCAAATCCCTTATTAGCGATATAGGATTTAAGGCTTCTTGAAAATTGCAATTCAATCCCTCTTTCTTCCAATCTTTCATTTAACTCATCAAGCATAATATCTAAAATCTCTCTTACCTGCTTCTTCTCTAGCCTATGAAAGTATACTATATCTCCAATTCTATTAATGAATTCAGGGCTAAAGACCCTCTTCAACTCATCATATACACGATCCCTTTCATCATTGCTGAGGTTGGCAGTTGATTCAAATCCCATCCTAGCAGTAGTCTGATTTTCCCTACTCCCAATGTTTGAGGTCATAATTATAATAGTATCTCTAAAACTGATAGTATTGCCGAAACTGTCCGTAAGTTCTCCCTCTTCCAGTATCTGTAAAAATATATTAAATATATCCGCATGAGCCTTCTCAATTTCATCAAAGAGTATAACTGAATAAGGTTTTCTCTTGATTTTTTCTGTTAAGGAACCACCCTCTTCATATCCGACATAACCAGGCGGAGCGCCAATTAATCTTGAAACTGAGTGCTTTTCCATGTATTCCGACATGTCAAGTCTGATTAGAGATTCCTCATCCTCAAAGAGGAATTCAGATAAAACCTTTGCCAGTTCACTTTTACCAACACCAGTGGGGCCTAAAAATATAAATGAACCGATTGGCCCATTTGCGTTTCTCAAGCCTATTCTCGATCTCCTAATAGCCTTACTAATAACGCTTATTGCGGCATCTTGACCAATAATTCTCTTATGCAACTCATCTTCCATTCTTAATAGCCTCTGCTTTTCTGATTCCTTGAGCCTTTCTATTGGGATACCCTTCTTCTGTGCCACAATAATGGCTATTTCCTCAGCATCGACTATGATTTCATAATCATTTATCTTTTGTTGCCAATCCTGAATCTTGTTCGATAATATTATCTTCTTATCTTTGATGATATCTCTAATAGCAGCAGCCTGTTCATACTCTTGACTTCTTACCAAATCATTTTTTTGAGAATCTAACTCAATAATTTCCTCTTCTAAATTAACTATATCAGAAGGTTTGCTGCAATTCTCCAACCTTGCTTTTGATCCAGCCTCATCAATAATATCGATTGCCTTATCAGGAAGAAATCTATCATGGATATAACGATATGAATATGCAACCGCCTTGGTTAAAGAATCCTCAGTATATTTCACCTTATGGTGAGCTTCGTATCGCTCTTTCAAACCCTGAAGTATCACAATGGTCTCCTCAACATTTGGTTCTTCAACCAGAACAGATTGAAATCTTCTCTCCAAAGCAGCGTCCTTCTCAACATACATTTTATACTCGCTTAAT
Proteins encoded in this window:
- a CDS encoding TolC family protein, producing MKIFLFGLSVYIIFTLSLYPYIKEVTLNECIEIALQNHPELKAAEEDERKAKANYKIAQSKNKLLVNGEIKTIEFFEKEEDASGSDTVLDITGIDSDIGLFAGPTLTYNLIDPQRVGIENSTRLSIDLLKMNSVKVKKTIICNVKRSYYGYLFAKENSELMGKLVDKFKKKLQMAKALFKRGQRPILDVSKSEVDLADAKLEYEKAKNSENMMKIDLLVSMGIINDNIEFSPSSVDELPQLRFSLQELNKLAVDYYPEIQIARYIKEINKLNISAAKSARYPIVNLISSIGFFNRNIVNNDTVDDWKEIEENLKSDNWEGRLQIGITASVPLYSGGAIQANVDSSIAEYNKSIYIERNILIKMRAMIRNYFHSMNELVKQMEISKLIEDNARKHLMLAQKSYKNGIGFQLDIQDAEMAVLKAELSFIKARYDYLIMLANLSNVVGLGEEYLCIK
- a CDS encoding bifunctional riboflavin kinase/FAD synthetase, whose translation is MRIFRKIPEADDIFKSSVITIGSFDGVHTGHRKIFSVLSDIAKREAGEAIVITFDVHPRKVLTPHTPPRILTSEAEKVNAIADTGIENIILLSFTSKLGNMSAEDFITEIIKKINIIEIVAGYDHAFGKNREGDIDFLKGFCISRGIKISRVEPEKYCHKPISSTWIRSEIEAGNISLSNLLLGRQYTLLGNVVRGKERGRQLGFPTANILPEDPDKVIPKDGVYAVTVVVDGRLEMQGMLNIGTNPTFANIERTIEVNIFEFNEDLYGLDIELRFHERIRDEMRFDSINELVEQLKKDKITATKLLN
- a CDS encoding ATP-dependent Clp protease ATP-binding subunit translates to MYNFTKRSRKVLEVFAQAEGRRLNSDSIGPEHIVLALLKDEDSIAARVLKNLGVNFELLNKNIEQVVRGSGTTLVLGNIPKNMRYNKIIDIAKEEAKKLKSNYLGTEHLLLAIFKEGTCIGIDSLLRVGVDYNIIRGEIQKILGIQTGIPNIKVTEKSKTPILDEFAQDLTRMAINDELDPIIGRDMEIDRVIRILTRKTKNNPILIGEAGVGKTAIVEGLAQRIVNKQVPELLQEMKVLTLDMPAIVAGTKFRGEFEERLKKVMKEIKESGNVIIFIDELHTLIGAGAAEGAIDAANILKPPLSRGELQCIGATTLSEYKMYVEKDAALERRFQSVLVEEPNVEETIVILQGLKERYEAHHKVKYTEDSLTKAVAYSYRYIHDRFLPDKAIDIIDEAGSKARLENCSKPSDIVNLEEEIIELDSQKNDLVRSQEYEQAAAIRDIIKDKKIILSNKIQDWQQKINDYEIIVDAEEIAIIVAQKKGIPIERLKESEKQRLLRMEDELHKRIIGQDAAISVISKAIRRSRIGLRNANGPIGSFIFLGPTGVGKSELAKVLSEFLFEDEESLIRLDMSEYMEKHSVSRLIGAPPGYVGYEEGGSLTEKIKRKPYSVILFDEIEKAHADIFNIFLQILEEGELTDSFGNTISFRDTIIIMTSNIGSRENQTTARMGFESTANLSNDERDRVYDELKRVFSPEFINRIGDIVYFHRLEKKQVREILDIMLDELNERLEERGIELQFSRSLKSYIANKGFDEKYGARYLKRTIQSEIEDPLAYELIEGRYTNCSKICVGLRGKSVYFKAIEKDNDDPHLSENYAKVKAEVS
- a CDS encoding methylated-DNA--[protein]-cysteine S-methyltransferase produces the protein MNKRYLIESTKSLKDISCYIYPFPTGRLYLFGDNDYLRLVLWGNEILKGDHTDEIFNNHITREIGIAIEFIDRFLLGENGSLPNLDLNSFTDREKFIYQELMKVSFGETISYGRLSMMAGGRNAARFVGNTMAKNHFPIFIPCHRVIKADGTIGNYSSGRWVKLFLLEHERVICEKRKANG
- a CDS encoding glycosyltransferase is translated as MRKEKRMGKLKEISILHINTAKDWRGGEKQTYYLASHLHKRGYRSHCICQRDSILYQKLVSDSIPSFSVRMRSEFDVYAALQIAKIARELNVKILHMHTAHAHSLGLISNLFYRIPVNIVSRRVDYRVGSNFLSRYKYNYPETYIAVSNAVRDILIEDGIPSEKVIAVHSGVDFNTYKNIETDYLFDEYNEICNLSDRIRIINVAALTPQKDHETLIRAMSTVVKYNNNFLLFILGEGKLKYRLSGLRDKLGLRDYIIFTGYRDDVINFIKFSDIFVLSSKWEGLGTSIIDAMALQKPVIATSTGGIPELIESGSSGMLVGKEDPEELAHVIIHLAGNRDIQKKMAENAYIRALDFSINNTIEKTLGVYNRMAGELI
- a CDS encoding PTS sugar transporter subunit IIA, whose protein sequence is MELHNFINKNQIVLVENKEKQPVIRELLIYLETLGMIDNSNRFYTQVIHRESLENTGIGMGLAIPHARTDSLSNLVSIFGFSKDGIDYQSYDNIPVKYLLLSIFPTEMSTKYLYLVGMMARIFSNEDKRLAMNKAETPEEFYSILSREFTLYFEGVINKDVSSNNISEEYIGIPSSDLDLLIRLDRLNIIYDEGNTSESIVTKIEQIRKLIDNRSLTYYEKMRKKCQNPFAIVEKNSCTGCHLEIPSIYINQIKDQKGISVCTHCGRFLIIL
- a CDS encoding DUF3786 domain-containing protein — its product is MGHEHLPDHFIIDDNLWNELKNSQHQIICHNCEISYCLKGRFYTIPVLNENYGVYPWEEKVYRLSDKMIEVTRQEIELSLFLLHYLLGTTDIQLTGEMVSGKDLKGGEMFFRGPHTLPVRKIIEKYGKDPAGLIQAGENLGGERLDLGDASIGLRIAPKIPITYILWAEDDEFSANVNILFDPTIQNFLPLDIIFGITVFVYNRLV